One window from the genome of Anomalospiza imberbis isolate Cuckoo-Finch-1a 21T00152 chromosome 13, ASM3175350v1, whole genome shotgun sequence encodes:
- the WDR76 gene encoding WD repeat-containing protein 76 isoform X1: protein MALSQPGPRQPQEPSALSRQQLQEHSSPGPADSRASHQEHSSPGPADSRASHQEHSSPGPAEPRSPPQESPPPGPAEPHSAPRESPPPGPAEPRSAPRESPPTGPSEPRSPPRDSPPPGPAEPRSAPRESSPPGPAEPRSPPRDSPPTGPSEPRSPPRESPPPGPAEPRSAPRESPPPGPAEPRSAPRESSPPGPAERQPSPAPGLGRQLRVLLTPLPAAAWPRPQKRLLSARAPAGKRLCPEPESGPRAPPGSPPGPSSAARGQDGLRDTDSDVSDGGDAAPDGYSPLSAYERKRLKNITENAKFFAALKLHESAARLNQLTTKRQSRVTKRAKPKKVEDEPARRRSMRLLRVEPPLDIPLLETFAQAEAKEYPQVPVGPLPMVPEHQVESSKQTEALLSTWMRISELKVDDAERGTPDIKRYQESLSSMVLSEENIRKVVKARVCSMAIHPSESTILVAAGDTLGHVGLWNVSCGTEEGAHIFIPHNFHVNCMHFSPCNPAHLLSLSNDTLRCGDVTRAVFDEIFRSEEDFSCFDFLEENACTAIVSHWAGPVAVVDRRTPGVSSELSVDIGFRRTRTVHVHPVNKQYFLAAGSVDVCVFDVRYLRNTKENKPLSSLTGHTKSVASAYFSPVTGSRVVTVCADDQLRVYDTTSLSSTVTLLSSIRHNNNTGRWLTRFRAIWDPKQEHCFLVGSMAQPRQIEVFQDTGKLLHSFCNVDCLGSVCSINVVHPSQNILVGGNSSGRLHVFK from the exons ATGGCGCTGTCCCAGCCCGGGCCGCGGCAGCCCCAGGAGCCGTCAGCGCTCAGccggcagcagctgcag GAGCACTCCTCGCCGGGCCCCGCCGACTCCCGTGCGTCCCATCAGGAGCACTCCTCGCCGGGCCCCGCCGACTCCCGTGCGTCCCATCAGGAGCACTCCTCGCcgggccccgccgagccccgtTCTCCCCCGCAGGAGtcgcccccgccgggccccgccgagccccatTCTGCCCCCCGGGAGtcgcccccgccgggccccgccgagccccgtTCTGCCCCCCGGGAGTCGCCCCCGACAGGCCCTTCCGAGCCCCGCTCTCCCCCCCGGGATtcgcccccgccgggccccgccgagccccgtTCTGCCCCCCGGGAGTCgtccccgccgggccccgccgagccccgctCTCCCCCCCGGGATTCGCCCCCGACAGGCCCTTCCGAGCCCCGCTCTCCCCCCCGGGAGtcgcccccgccgggccccgccgagccccgtTCTGCCCCCCGGGAGtcgcccccgccgggccccgccgagccccgtTCTGCCCCCCGGGAGTCgtccccgccgggccccgccgagCGCCagccgagcccggccccgggccTGGGCCGGCAGCTGCGGGTGCTGCTGACGCCGCTGCCCGCGGCGGCCTGGCCGCGGCCCCAGAAGCGGCTGCTGAGCGCCCGCGCCCCGGCCGGCAAGAGGCTGTGCCCGGAGCCCGAGAgcggccccagagcccctcccGGCTCCCCGCCCGGGCCCAGCTCGGCTGCCCGCGGCCAGGACGGGCTGCGGGATACGGACAGCGACGTCAGCGACGGGGGAGACGCGGCTCCG GATGGATACTCCCCCCTATCAGCTTATGAAAGGAAAAGACTAAAGAACATCACAGAAAATGCTAAATTCTTTGCTGCTCTAAAGCTGCATGAG tcaGCCGCACGGCTTAACCAACTTACCACTAAAAGGCAATCTCGGGTCACTAAAAG GGCCAAGCCTAAAAAGGTGGAGGATGAGCCGGCCCGGCGGCGATCCATGCGCCTGCTCAGGGTGGAGCCACCACTGGACATTCCCTTGCTGGAAACGTTTGCCCAGGCAGAAGCAAAGGAATAT CCTCAGGTTCCAGTCGGACCTTTGCCCATGGTTCCAGAGCATCAGGTGGAGAGCAGTAAACAGACAGAGGCTTTACTGAGCACATGGATGAGGATAAGTGAG CTGAAAGTGGATGATGCTGAGCGGGGCACACCTGACATAAAGAG GTACCAGGAGAGCCTGAGCAGCATGGTGCTGAGCGAGGAGAACATCAGGAAGGTGGTGAAAGCCCGGGTGTGCTCCATGGCCATCCACCCTTCGGAGAGCACCATCCTTGTGGCAGCTGGAGACACCCTGGGGCACGTTGGCCTCTGGAATGTG AGCTGCGGGACTGAGGAAGGAGCCCACATCTTCATCCCCCACAACTTCCATGTCAACTGCATGCACTTCTCTCCCTGCAACCCTGCTCACTTGCTGTCCCTCAGCAATGACACTCTGCGCTGTGGCGATGTCACCAGGGCTGTCTTTGATGag ATCTTCAGGAGTGAGGAAGACTTCTCCTGCTTTGACTTCCTGGAAGAGAATGCCTGCACTGCCATAGTGAGTCACTGGGCCGGGCCCGTGGCCGTTGTGGACAGACGGACGCCGGGAGTGTCCTCGGAGCTCTCTGTGGACATTGGCTTCAGGAGGACACGGACAGTCCACGTGCACCCCGTGAACAAACAGTATTTCCTGGCTGCTGGCTCCGT GGATGTTTGTGTTTTTGATGTTCGGTACCTTCGGAACACCAAGGAGAACAAGCCCCTGAGCTCTCTGACAGGACACACCAAAAGTGTGGCCTCAGCCTATTTCTCACCTGTCACTGGTAGCAGGGTGGTGACAGTGTGTGCTGATGACCAGCTGAG GGTCTACGACACCACGTCCTTGTCATCCACTGTCACGTTGCTCAGCTCCATCAG GCACAACAACAACACAGGCCGCTGGCTGACCCGCTTCAGGGCCATCTGGGACCCCAAGCAGGAGCACTGCTTCCTGGTGGGCAGcatggcacagcccaggcagatcGAGGTCTTCCAGGACACCGGGAAGTTGCTGCACTCCTTCTGCAACGTGGACTGCCTCGGCTCCGTGTGCTCCATCAACGTCGTCCACCCCAGCCAGAACATCCTGGTGGGAGGCAACTCCAGTGGCCGCCTCCATGTGTTCAAATAG
- the WDR76 gene encoding WD repeat-containing protein 76 isoform X2 encodes MALSQPGPRQPQEPSALSRQQLQEHSSPGPADSRASHQEHSSPGPAEPRSPPQESPPPGPAEPHSAPRESPPPGPAEPRSAPRESPPTGPSEPRSPPRDSPPPGPAEPRSAPRESSPPGPAEPRSPPRDSPPTGPSEPRSPPRESPPPGPAEPRSAPRESPPPGPAEPRSAPRESSPPGPAERQPSPAPGLGRQLRVLLTPLPAAAWPRPQKRLLSARAPAGKRLCPEPESGPRAPPGSPPGPSSAARGQDGLRDTDSDVSDGGDAAPDGYSPLSAYERKRLKNITENAKFFAALKLHESAARLNQLTTKRQSRVTKRAKPKKVEDEPARRRSMRLLRVEPPLDIPLLETFAQAEAKEYPQVPVGPLPMVPEHQVESSKQTEALLSTWMRISELKVDDAERGTPDIKRYQESLSSMVLSEENIRKVVKARVCSMAIHPSESTILVAAGDTLGHVGLWNVSCGTEEGAHIFIPHNFHVNCMHFSPCNPAHLLSLSNDTLRCGDVTRAVFDEIFRSEEDFSCFDFLEENACTAIVSHWAGPVAVVDRRTPGVSSELSVDIGFRRTRTVHVHPVNKQYFLAAGSVDVCVFDVRYLRNTKENKPLSSLTGHTKSVASAYFSPVTGSRVVTVCADDQLRVYDTTSLSSTVTLLSSIRHNNNTGRWLTRFRAIWDPKQEHCFLVGSMAQPRQIEVFQDTGKLLHSFCNVDCLGSVCSINVVHPSQNILVGGNSSGRLHVFK; translated from the exons ATGGCGCTGTCCCAGCCCGGGCCGCGGCAGCCCCAGGAGCCGTCAGCGCTCAGccggcagcagctgcag GAGCACTCCTCGCCGGGCCCCGCCGACTCCCGTGCGTCCCATCAGGAGCACTCCTCGCcgggccccgccgagccccgtTCTCCCCCGCAGGAGtcgcccccgccgggccccgccgagccccatTCTGCCCCCCGGGAGtcgcccccgccgggccccgccgagccccgtTCTGCCCCCCGGGAGTCGCCCCCGACAGGCCCTTCCGAGCCCCGCTCTCCCCCCCGGGATtcgcccccgccgggccccgccgagccccgtTCTGCCCCCCGGGAGTCgtccccgccgggccccgccgagccccgctCTCCCCCCCGGGATTCGCCCCCGACAGGCCCTTCCGAGCCCCGCTCTCCCCCCCGGGAGtcgcccccgccgggccccgccgagccccgtTCTGCCCCCCGGGAGtcgcccccgccgggccccgccgagccccgtTCTGCCCCCCGGGAGTCgtccccgccgggccccgccgagCGCCagccgagcccggccccgggccTGGGCCGGCAGCTGCGGGTGCTGCTGACGCCGCTGCCCGCGGCGGCCTGGCCGCGGCCCCAGAAGCGGCTGCTGAGCGCCCGCGCCCCGGCCGGCAAGAGGCTGTGCCCGGAGCCCGAGAgcggccccagagcccctcccGGCTCCCCGCCCGGGCCCAGCTCGGCTGCCCGCGGCCAGGACGGGCTGCGGGATACGGACAGCGACGTCAGCGACGGGGGAGACGCGGCTCCG GATGGATACTCCCCCCTATCAGCTTATGAAAGGAAAAGACTAAAGAACATCACAGAAAATGCTAAATTCTTTGCTGCTCTAAAGCTGCATGAG tcaGCCGCACGGCTTAACCAACTTACCACTAAAAGGCAATCTCGGGTCACTAAAAG GGCCAAGCCTAAAAAGGTGGAGGATGAGCCGGCCCGGCGGCGATCCATGCGCCTGCTCAGGGTGGAGCCACCACTGGACATTCCCTTGCTGGAAACGTTTGCCCAGGCAGAAGCAAAGGAATAT CCTCAGGTTCCAGTCGGACCTTTGCCCATGGTTCCAGAGCATCAGGTGGAGAGCAGTAAACAGACAGAGGCTTTACTGAGCACATGGATGAGGATAAGTGAG CTGAAAGTGGATGATGCTGAGCGGGGCACACCTGACATAAAGAG GTACCAGGAGAGCCTGAGCAGCATGGTGCTGAGCGAGGAGAACATCAGGAAGGTGGTGAAAGCCCGGGTGTGCTCCATGGCCATCCACCCTTCGGAGAGCACCATCCTTGTGGCAGCTGGAGACACCCTGGGGCACGTTGGCCTCTGGAATGTG AGCTGCGGGACTGAGGAAGGAGCCCACATCTTCATCCCCCACAACTTCCATGTCAACTGCATGCACTTCTCTCCCTGCAACCCTGCTCACTTGCTGTCCCTCAGCAATGACACTCTGCGCTGTGGCGATGTCACCAGGGCTGTCTTTGATGag ATCTTCAGGAGTGAGGAAGACTTCTCCTGCTTTGACTTCCTGGAAGAGAATGCCTGCACTGCCATAGTGAGTCACTGGGCCGGGCCCGTGGCCGTTGTGGACAGACGGACGCCGGGAGTGTCCTCGGAGCTCTCTGTGGACATTGGCTTCAGGAGGACACGGACAGTCCACGTGCACCCCGTGAACAAACAGTATTTCCTGGCTGCTGGCTCCGT GGATGTTTGTGTTTTTGATGTTCGGTACCTTCGGAACACCAAGGAGAACAAGCCCCTGAGCTCTCTGACAGGACACACCAAAAGTGTGGCCTCAGCCTATTTCTCACCTGTCACTGGTAGCAGGGTGGTGACAGTGTGTGCTGATGACCAGCTGAG GGTCTACGACACCACGTCCTTGTCATCCACTGTCACGTTGCTCAGCTCCATCAG GCACAACAACAACACAGGCCGCTGGCTGACCCGCTTCAGGGCCATCTGGGACCCCAAGCAGGAGCACTGCTTCCTGGTGGGCAGcatggcacagcccaggcagatcGAGGTCTTCCAGGACACCGGGAAGTTGCTGCACTCCTTCTGCAACGTGGACTGCCTCGGCTCCGTGTGCTCCATCAACGTCGTCCACCCCAGCCAGAACATCCTGGTGGGAGGCAACTCCAGTGGCCGCCTCCATGTGTTCAAATAG